Part of the Gemmatimonadota bacterium genome, CGGATGACTACCGGCCGCATCATGCCCTGGCAAGCCCCGAGGTCTGGCGGCAGGCCCTTGGCGACGCGGGTTTCGCGGAAGCGGAAGTGCTGGGACCTGGCGGACCGGACGATTCGGAGGCGTCCAGGACGCTGGACAAGGGGGTCATCGTAGCCCAGGGTCCGGCGAAGGTGTCCGAGCCTGCCGGCGCCTGGATTCTCACCGAGGACCGGGGAGGACGCGCAGCGGAACTCGCCTCCGCGCTGGCGGCGCGGAACCAGACGGTATACCTGGTGCGGCATGGCACATCGCAAGGCGCACCCCCTGCCTCGACCGGACCCGGCATCATCCGGACCAACCTGGAAAGTGTTCGCCGCGAATCCTGGCGATCGCTGATAGAAAGCATACCGCGGGAAACCTCATTCAGCGGCGTGGTTCATCTCGCGGGAATGGATGGCAACGGTGTGCAGTCCACTACAGATGAAATGGCGGAGGATGTCAAGCGCGTCGGCGCCAGCGCCTTAGCCATCGTTCAGGGACTGATAGACGCCGATTCGAACCCCTCCAGCGGGGTCTGGTTCGTCACCCGCGGCTCGCAAGTACTGGAACGTGAAATCGGCGGTGAGATCGTTGGCGCCGCCCTGTGGGGATTCGGCAAAGGCGTAGCCCGGGAGGCGCCCCATCTGCAACCCAGGATGCTGGATCTGGATCCCGCTGAGATGGCGCCGGCCCCCGACCTCGTCAACGAACTCATGTACCCCGACGATGAAAACCACATCGTCTACCGGCGGGAACGCCGGATGGTGGCACGGCTGGTTCGACTGGGAGACGGAGCAGACCGCCTGGACTTTCCGGAAGATCCGGACTGGGTGCTGGCTCCCGACACGGCGGGCGTGTTCGACCAACCCTTTGTACAGCCGTTGCCGCCGCGTCCCCTCGAGCCCTGGGAAGTCCGCGTCGCCGTCGAGGCGGCCGGCCTTAACTTCTGGGATGTATTCCGGTCTCTCGGTTTTATCGAGGAGGGGCTGCTGGGCCGCGAGATGTGCGGCTACATCATGGAGGTGGGCTCCGAGGTCTCGTCCGTAACCGTTGGCGACCATGTGGTGGGACTGGGATTCGGCGCTTTCGGGCCCCGGATGATTACCCATGAGGAACTCGTGGCGCCCGCGCCGACTGGTTTTTCAGTCACTGGACTCGCCACCATTCCGAGCGCTTTCGTATCGGCCGCGCTGTCCTTCGAGTATTCGGGACTCGAGGCCGGGGAGAAGGTACTCATCCACGCCGGGGCGGGTGGCGTGGGCCTGGCGGCAGTCCAGCTGGTACAGGCCGCCGGGGCGGAGGTTCATGCCACGGCAAGCGCGCCGAAACAGGCGTACCTGCGGTCGCTGGGCGTTGAGCACATTTACGACAGCCGCACGACGGAATTCGGCCAGGATATCCTCGATGCCACGGACGGCGAAGGGGTGGACGTGGTGCTGAACAGCCTGACTGGAGAGGGTTTCATCGAAGCCAGCCTGTCCTGTCTCAAACCCGACGGCCGTTTCGTGGAAATGGCCCGGCGGGATATCCTGAGCGAGGACGAGATGGCCGCGTTGCGTCCTGACGTGGCCTACGACATCTTGGAACTGGATGTGCTGAAAAAGACGGATCCCGCATGGGTGGGCCGCGTTCTCAGGAAAATCATGGAGCGCCTGGAAGCGGGAGAACTGAAGCCGATCATACACAGCCGGTGGCCGCTGGCCGAGGCAGGAGCCGCCCTGTCGTTCATGCGATCCGCCCGGCACCTTGGAAAGATTGTCGTAACTCCTCCACCCCTGGTCACTGGCCGATTGAAGCAGGATCGCACTTACCTGGTGACGGGGGGCCTGGGAGGCATCGGATGCGCTGTGGCGGGCTGGCTGGCGGACCGGGGCGCGGGCACGATCGTGCTGAACGGACGTCGCAGTCCGGACGCGGAAGCCGAGGAGGCCATCGAGGCGCTCCGGAAACAGGGTGTAACGGTTAACGTGGAATTGGCGGACGTGACGGACCAGGCCGCGGTGGATGCCATGCTTGAGCGCATGGATCGGGAACTGCCTCCCCTGGGAGGGGTGATCCACAGCGTGGGCGTCCTATCGGACGGCGCCCTGGGGAATCAGAGCTGGGAGAAATTCGAGACCGTGCTGTGGCCAAAGATCCTCGGCGCCTGGCATTTGCACCGGGCGACCCTGGACCGGGATCTGGACCTGTTCGTACTGTTCTCGAGCAGAGTCGGCGTCATGGGCAACCCGGGCCAGTCAAACCACGCCTCGGCCAATGCGTTCCTGGATCAGCTTGCCGGCTACCGACGGGCAATGGGGCTTCCGGGCCAGGCCATTGCCTGGGGCGCCTGGTCGGAGATCGGCGAGGCGGCGGAGCAGAAGGAACGGATCGAAAGCCAGCGCGCGGCGCTAGGCGGCCGCTGGTTTACCCCGCAGCAGGGCCTGAGGGCGCTGGACCGGCTGGTCCGGCAGAATGGAACCCATTCCGTGGTCATGGCGATGGACTGGTCCGTGTTCGAAGAAGCGGCGGAAAGCCGGCCGCCCTTGCTCGAGGACCTGCTTACGGCTGCCCAGGAGGCGATTGAAGAGGCTCCGGATTCATCCGATGACGTGCTGACGCGCCTGCAGCGTTCACCGTCGGGGGAGCGCGAAGGCCTGTTGACTTCCTTCCTGCAACAGGAAGTGCAATCGGTGCTTCGGCTGCCATCCGCACCCGCTCCTTCGGTGGGGTTTTTCGACCTGGGCATGGATTCGCTGATGGCGGTCGAACTGCGGAACCGGTTGAACCGCGCCCTTGCGGGCAGCTATACGGCGCCCAACACCCTGGTCTTCGACTATCCGGATATCGCGTCGCTTGCCACCCACTTGATGGATGAGATCGGTGACGCGGAAGTGGACAGCGGTGATCCTGTATCCAGCGGCAGTGGCGGAAGCGAAACCTCGGCTTCGGAGGCACCCGCCGAATCCGGCCGCTTTGCCATCGCCTCCCCGGAATCGCCCCCTGGGAAGGAGAGCGTTTCCTCTGCCGCCCCGGCGGCGCCCACCGGGACCGCGAGCGGTACCGTTTCTCGGACCGAAAACGAAGGCATCGCCATCATAGGCATGGCGTGCCGTTTTCCCGGCGCACCGGACTTGAACGCCTTCTGGAGCATGCTGGAAAAAGGTACGGATGCCGTCGTGGACGTGCGTCCCGACACCGAATCGGCGAATGTATCGCCAGACGGGTCGGACCCGGGCGGCGAAGGTTGGCGCCGGGCGGGATTCATAGAAGGCATCGACCGGTTCGACGCGAGATTCTTCAGGGTATCGCCCCTGGAAGCGCGCAGCATGGATCCCCAGCAGCGGCTCCTGCTGGAGACGAGCTGGCACGCGATCGACGACGCGGGAATCAATCCCGACCGGCTCCGGGGTTCGCGTACGGGCGTGTACACGGGCATATCTTCCAGCGAGTACCGCGATCTGATGCAGAGCCGGGGAGGCGGGGTCAATTACCTGGGTACCGCAAGAAGCCTGGCCGTAAGCCGGATATCCTTCCTGTTGGGCCTGGAGGGTCCCTCGGTACCCGTGGAACTGAACTGCGCCTCGGCGCTGTTCGCCGTACACCAGGCCGTGGCCAGCCTTCGTCTCGGAGAAGTGGACCTTGCCCTTGCCGGCGGCGTGAATACGATACTGTCCCCCGATATCACGTCGGAAATGGCCTACCTGGGCATGCTGTCCAATCAAGGTCGTTGCTACGCCTTCGACGCCAGGGCTGACGGTTTCGTGCGCGGCGAAGGCTGCGGCGTGGTGGTGTTGAAACGATTAAGCGATGCGCAGGCGGACGGCGACCGCATCTGGGGGGTCATCCGGGGTTCAGCAACCAATCAGAACGGCGCGACCGCTGGTCCCACCGTGCCCAACGGTCCCGCGCAGGAACGCGTGATCGAAGACGCGCTGGCGCAGACGGGCTTTGATCCTGCGGAAGTGGACTACCTGGAAGCCCACGGCGCCGGCTCGGCGCTGGGCGACCCGATCGAAGTGCAGGCGGCCGCCGCGGTTTACGGCAAGGGCCGCGCGCCGGACCGGCCGCTCCTGGTCGGGTCGGTGAAGACCAATATCGGCCATCTCGAGTCAGCTGCCGGTCTCGCCGGACTGATCAAAGTGGTTATGGCGATTCGCCACAGGCGCATTCCGAAACAACTGCATTTTGAAAACCCGAACCCGAACGTGGATTGGGATCGACTTCCCGTGCGAGTGGCCTCGGAAGCGGTGGACTGGCCCACCCATCCCGACCGGCCGCATCGCGCGGCGGTCAGCGCCTTCGGCATATCCGGGGCGAACGCCCACGTGGTGGTCGAAGGTTATGGGTCGCGCGACGACGGCGCGCAATCGGCGGAAGCGGAGATCGATGCGGCCGGCGCCCGGCAGACCGTCGCGGTGAAACTGCCCGCGGGCGTCCCGGAATCGCAGGGGGGCAAGACCGGTCCCGGAGCGCGGGCGAACCGCCTCCTGCCGCTCTCGGGCAAGAACCCGGCGGCGCTCAGGGAACTTGCGGAAAGTTACCTGTCCTGGCTGGATCGATATCTCGCGGACGGTTCAAACGCGGAGTCGGAAGAAGAGTTCCTGGCAGACATAACCTGGACCGCGAGCGTGGGAAGAAGCCACTTCAATTGCCGGAACGGCGTGGTGTTTCGCGATGTCGCGACGCTCCGAGAAGCGCTGGAGAAACTCGCGTCGAATGAAGGCCGTTCAGATGCTGTCGAGTCGAACTGGATAAACATGGCCGCGACCGCGCCGAAGGTGGCTTTCGTATATGATGGATGGGACGGCGGATGGCGGGATATCGGCAAGCGCCTGTACGATTCGGAACCCGTTGTGCGAGGCGTCCTGCATCACTGCGAAACGCTGTTCCGCGGCGTAACGGACGCCTCCCTGCTCGATCCCCTGTTCGACGGGGAAGGTACGGAGCATCCGATCGACGATCCGGCCTGGACGGATCCGGCGGCCTATGCGATCCAGTGCGCGATCACCGCGCTGTGGTCCAGCATGGATGTACGGCCCTCGGCAGTCTGTGGCCGAAACGCCGGGGAGATCGCCGCCGCGCAGGCTGCCGGAGCGTTCACACTCGACGAGGGACTCCGCATCGCACTGGCGCGCGGGGAGATCCTCAGGTCTATTGATGAAGCACGCGATGTACCGGCAGCCGCAGTAGCATCGAAGACCAAACTGGATGGGATATCCGTATCGACGCCTTCACTGACGATCATCAGCGGCGACACGGGTAACAGAGTGGGACCGGCGGAGATGGCGGACCTGGACCGCTGGATCCATCAGACGGTCGAGGACAAGGGCGAGGGATCGGGGGCTACCGCGCGAGGCCTGGTCGACCTTGCTGTGGATACGCTGATAGAGATTGGCCCGATTTCGAAGTTCGCGTCGAGTATCACCGAAGCATGGCCGAAAAAGTCGGCGGATGAAACCGAAGCGGTTCCCACCCTGTTCGGCAGCGTCTCTCATGCATCTGATGAAATCGACGGCGAGGAAGGAGACGGTTTCCTGCAAGCCGTGAAGACGGCCTACGAAATCGGATTGCCGGTATCACCTGGAGGGCTGTTCGCGGGCGAATCCCGTCGAAGACGCTCCCTGCCCGGCTATCCGTTCCAGCGCATGAGCTTCTGGATTCGCTAAGCGCCAACGGCAGGCCTACTACGCTAAACACACGAAACCCGTCTGCGGATTCTCGGGTGAATTCACAGACGGGCTGGTATTTCGCACGACTAGTCGTAACGTGCGACAGTCGGAAGGAGTGCTCAGGCGGCGGCGTCCAGGCGGCTGACCAGCTCCTGCACCGTCTTGACGTCGACACAATCCTGAGGGGAGAATTCCATGTTGAATTCCTCGGCGACAAGCTTGGCAAACGCAAGAATGTCCACGGAGGAAACGCCAGCATCCGAAAGACTGATGTTGAGATCATCCGGCAACGCGATGGGTTGCCCGTCGACCTCCAGGTTGTCCTCGATGAGTTTTCTGATACGATCAGCGGTCGTTGCCATAGACGCCTTCCTTTCAGTAAGGGAACGAACAATAACGATTAATTGAAGTACGAACAATAGTATAATAACTGTACTTTACAAAAGCAACTGAACTTTCAAAGAAATCGTGCAGACCATACGCAGGCGGCAGACAGGAGAAACTTCCAAATGAGTTCCGGCGGATCCGTCGTCCGATCAGGCTTGCGGTATCAACCGGATGAACCTCCTCCGACGATGCTCGCGCTCGGCCTCGGACTGCAGTTGGCCCTGCTCAATATCGCCGCGGTGATGATTATCCCTACGATCGTCATGCGGGCGGCGGGACAATCGGAAGACTACGTCGCGTGGGCCGTGTTCGCCTCCGTCGCGGTCTGCGGCGCGACCACGATGCTGCAGGCCCTTCGCTTCGGCAGGATCGGTTCGGGCCGTCTCCTGGTCATGGGTACGTCCGCGGCGTATATATCGATCTGCATCGAGGCATTGGCCGCAAGCGGTCCGGCCCTTCTCGCGGTACTCGTCGTCATATCCTCGCTTGTACCCATTGCGCTTTCCTGGCGGCTTTCGTTATTCCAGCGGATCCTCACTCCGACGGTTTCCGGCACCGTGATCATGCTGATTCCGATTACGTTGATGCCTGTTATGGGCGATATGCTGTCGTCGACGCCGGATGGCCGGATGTCGCTCGGCGCCATCCTCAGCGCCGCGATAACCGTGGTCGTCATTTCGGGACTTACGCTGAAAGGTACCGCCGGGCTGCGACTCTGGGCGCCCATCATTGGCGTGGTGGCAGGCTCTGTGGTGGCAGGCTCGTTCGGCCTGTATGACGTGCATCGCGTTCTCATGGCGGACTGGATCGACCTGCCCGCAATGGAATGGCCTGGTTTCAACCTCGATTTCGGGACCGACTTCTGGGTGCTGTTTCCGGGCTTTCTGCTGGTGGCGGTGATCGTCTCGCTCCGAACGCTCAGCAGTTGCGTCGCCATACAGCGCGTCTCATGGAGACAGTCCAGGGCGGTGGATTTCAGATCGATTCAGGGCGCCATGACGGTTGACGGCGTCGGATCTTTTCTCTCCGGACTCGCGGGGACCGTACCGGGTACGACCTACACGACCAGCGTGCCGCTTATCGAACTCACCGGCGTCGCCGCCAGGAAGGTAGGTCTTTTCACCGGCGGAGCGTTTGTGGTGCTCGTGTTCCTGCCGAAGGTGTTCGCCCTGGTCCTGGCGATTCCGGATCCGGTCTTCGCGGCGTACTTCATCGTGCTGCTGGCGATGCTCTTCATCGTGGGTCTCAAGATCGTCATCCAGGACGGACTCGACAAGAACAAGAGTTTCATCGTAGGCGCGGCGTTTCTGGTGGGATTCAGTTTGCAATACGAACTGATCTACCCGGAGTTTGTCTCGCAGTTCGCGGGCGGTCTGTTTCGGAACGGCATGACCGCGGGGGGCCTGGTGGCTATTCTCCTCAACCTGGCGCTCAGCGCCACGGGATATCGCCGCTACCGGATGGAAACGGAACTGGACATGTCCGCCTTGACTGAAATCCGATCGTTCCTCGGAGACTTCGCCTCCCGGTCCGGCTGGGACGCGGCCATGGCAGACCGGCTCGACGCCGTCGGCGAAGAGGCCCTGCTGACGCTCCTCCGGGAGGAAGAACGCGGAGAGCGTGAGCGGAGAAGTCTGCGGCTGGTAGTATTCAGGGAAGAAGGCGGGGCGGTACTCGAGTTCGTCGTTACACCGAGGGGCGGGAACATCCAGGACAGGCTCGCCATGTTACCCGACGAGTCTGACGAAACGTCCATCGAACAAGAGGTATCTCTTCGGCTCCTGCGGCACCTCGCGTCGTCCGTACGCCACCAGCAGTATCACGACACGGATATCGTCACCGTGCGCGTTAAAGCCGCGGCGGCGGACCCTGACGGTTAAAGCGCTCCAACCGGCTCAAGCCGGATGCGCCAGCCCGTTGCTTTCGAGGAAATCCCGGAGCAACGATACGCATTCCCCCGGCTGTTCCAGTGGAAAGAAATGGGTCGTTTCAGGCAGGAAGTCGTAGTCGACCGTCACCATGTCGCGCAGGTCCAGGGTCGGCAGGTAGGAATAGGGGAGCGTGGGGTCCGCCCCGACGACCTTGGTCGGGCAGGCAAGTTCATCAAAATCCACAAGTACCGAGTAACTTCTCGAATAGTCGATGATCTGGGCCTCGTATTCCCGCGGACATCGCAATTCGAAACCGTCCCCCTTCTCGGTCTTTCGCAGCGTCGTCTTCGCCATGAGTTCCCGGCCCCCGGGTACGACATGGACGAAACTGGGCGAGTAACTGAGGATCTCCACGAAATCCTCTTCCGTCTGAAACAGATGCCCGCGGCGTCTCGTGGCGGCGGCGACCTGTTCCGCGGCGGCGTCGAATTCAACCTGGCTTATCCCTGGCTTGCAGAGGGGGGGATCGAATAGGACCAGTCCGGCGAAATCAATCGCCGGGCCCGACGAAATCAGATCCTTGAAAGTCGAGATGGACAGCAGGGTGATCAATGCCGAGACGGAGTGGTATACGCCGACTTTCGGCTTCTGACCGAATTGATCATCGATGGCCTTGAGGATCAGGCACTGGTCGTGGATCAACGTCGGCACATCGTGTTTCTGCTGATCGCCGACGGTATTCCAGCCGTGATTTCGCTGGTCGTATAGGATCAGATCGTAGTCGTCGGTGAGAAGAGACCAGAAAGGATAGTAAAGGTCAATGGCGAGTCCGTTGCCGTGGCTCAGGACGAGGCGTGGTCCTTGCGGATTCCCATGCCTGCGCAGCACGGTCACGGTCTCATCGTCGAGGCGGACTTCACACGATGAATGGGGATCGGGTACGATCCAGGTCTGTTCTAGCGCCATATATTTTACGAGTTGCCCTTTCCGACTTCCGCCGAAGCCTTGAAATCCCTCCTGCTTGCAGCTTTTATCAGTAGTTGGGGGCAGACGGTAACCTATTGCGCGACGTGGTAATCGTCAAGCGATAAACCACAGATACACCCACGACCGTAAATGGCCCCACTACCACCTCCGTCGTTGTTTCAAAGAAGCTCCAGACACCGTGATCAGAAGCTCATGCGTGCGACGAGGCCGATGCGATGGTCGTATGCGCCGCGCCGGTCGATCCGCGTGCCGGAAAGCTC contains:
- a CDS encoding alpha/beta hydrolase; this translates as MALEQTWIVPDPHSSCEVRLDDETVTVLRRHGNPQGPRLVLSHGNGLAIDLYYPFWSLLTDDYDLILYDQRNHGWNTVGDQQKHDVPTLIHDQCLILKAIDDQFGQKPKVGVYHSVSALITLLSISTFKDLISSGPAIDFAGLVLFDPPLCKPGISQVEFDAAAEQVAAATRRRGHLFQTEEDFVEILSYSPSFVHVVPGGRELMAKTTLRKTEKGDGFELRCPREYEAQIIDYSRSYSVLVDFDELACPTKVVGADPTLPYSYLPTLDLRDMVTVDYDFLPETTHFFPLEQPGECVSLLRDFLESNGLAHPA
- a CDS encoding acyl carrier protein, giving the protein MATTADRIRKLIEDNLEVDGQPIALPDDLNISLSDAGVSSVDILAFAKLVAEEFNMEFSPQDCVDVKTVQELVSRLDAAA
- a CDS encoding SDR family NAD(P)-dependent oxidoreductase gives rise to the protein MVEQSIAIIGMACRFPGAPDLDSFWQLLEAGGNAVTEGVPGSGIGRIGTLFPEGAVISDGCRYGAFVDDIDQFDESFFRISPVEAQLLDPQQRMTLETSWQALEDAGIEPDSLKGSRTGVYTGISNDEYRMLVLESTRPTDAASCLYALSGTNLNGTCGRVAFVLGLMGPVKAVDAACASSLVSIHDAVSDLQHGKADLALAGGVQALLNPRIYELRADAMMLSPDGQCKTFDATANGYVRGEGCGVVVLKRLSEAEADGDRIWGVIRGSAINHGGASTGLTVPHTPALIRVIEDALDQAGVSPSDVEYLEAHGTGTTVGDPIEIDAVSEVYCRGRDADRPLLTGSVKTNVGHLESAAGVAGLIKAALVVRHGVIPKHLHFHDPNPGIDWENLPLRVTSEMTDWPRTGGRKRMAGVNSFGISGTNAHIVVEEYRPQDENQDSGREVAGSPIALAVSLPEAMDTVSGPPGDMEPRKARLLPLSGKSENALRELAGRYLSWLDQRAADSTAGDAGLEEHLADMAWTSGVGRSHFDHRAGIAFHDLGSLRERLTGLTEDGPIEISPKPAKVAFVYTGQGSQWVGMGKALYEQEPVARAVLDRCEAVFHEVRGTSLLDVMFGRNDAEGPLNDTAWEQPALFALESALTALWSSVGVRPGVVMGHSVGELAAAHAAGVFSLEDGMRFASARGILLSGTEEGAMAAVFAPVERVASELEALNGENGADGGIGCNVSADNGSHQVVSGTLAGIEAVLRHFESKEIRVRRLNTTRAFHSALVEPALDALESSLDGVTIHSPSITVVSNLTGQAVEPEHAFDGAYWKRHAREPVAFARSAGTLAGLGVDLVVEIGPHAILTPMTVSAWPDSPQSPAPSIVPSLSRPSSDTPETEKGSFLKAIASVYEAGQPIRFEGLFAGESRRRVSLPGYPFQRQRHWVETSRQHRSSAGHPLLGERRESARGEITFETEIFPTDPVWLDDHRVFNRVLAPGALYGSMACAVSMLEESGPITLEDMQLHNAMVFEDDETGENGRSVQVVLDAAETASARNLQIYSKGNEGVWTVHVEGRLAQGVPDPEAGRRFDLESLKAGLASVDAADYYRHRASTGVDLGPNFRTLGNAWSRPGEAVAEVSLPESHARDGLDVHPLVLDGCFQVMGVARNVTGTEGGVTYLPFGWDRMWLAGRLPDRVVCHVALSESSRDAEANPDETPEVLSGEMRIFDPTGMLVGRLSGYTVKRATQSALLAAVEGVQDLLYEVVWRERALPQGIEAADFFPSPSAVADNAQLFTGYLTDAEVDPENRSALLADLERWSRSRALATLGELGWQREKGAVVDPEDLRQKLDVQPEHTRLFRRLFEMLAKSGVMEERDDGFLVVVGPEDPLPEHMPADLEEFADWMKDTYAQGQIEIGLFRRSGLALAEVLRGREDPLTLLFSSGEPTAGDLYLKAPVAHAANKMLSEAVQTLVSAQPEGRRLRVIEVGAGTGSATASVLPELPEGRFTYTYTDISAGFFSEAEARFGDSGGSIDYRPLDIEKDPIEQGFEPHGYDLLIASNVLHATRYLQETLGHCRDLLAPSGHLIALENLSGLGWMDLTFGQLDGWWRFADDYRPHHALASPEVWRQALGDAGFAEAEVLGPGGPDDSEASRTLDKGVIVAQGPAKVSEPAGAWILTEDRGGRAAELASALAARNQTVYLVRHGTSQGAPPASTGPGIIRTNLESVRRESWRSLIESIPRETSFSGVVHLAGMDGNGVQSTTDEMAEDVKRVGASALAIVQGLIDADSNPSSGVWFVTRGSQVLEREIGGEIVGAALWGFGKGVAREAPHLQPRMLDLDPAEMAPAPDLVNELMYPDDENHIVYRRERRMVARLVRLGDGADRLDFPEDPDWVLAPDTAGVFDQPFVQPLPPRPLEPWEVRVAVEAAGLNFWDVFRSLGFIEEGLLGREMCGYIMEVGSEVSSVTVGDHVVGLGFGAFGPRMITHEELVAPAPTGFSVTGLATIPSAFVSAALSFEYSGLEAGEKVLIHAGAGGVGLAAVQLVQAAGAEVHATASAPKQAYLRSLGVEHIYDSRTTEFGQDILDATDGEGVDVVLNSLTGEGFIEASLSCLKPDGRFVEMARRDILSEDEMAALRPDVAYDILELDVLKKTDPAWVGRVLRKIMERLEAGELKPIIHSRWPLAEAGAALSFMRSARHLGKIVVTPPPLVTGRLKQDRTYLVTGGLGGIGCAVAGWLADRGAGTIVLNGRRSPDAEAEEAIEALRKQGVTVNVELADVTDQAAVDAMLERMDRELPPLGGVIHSVGVLSDGALGNQSWEKFETVLWPKILGAWHLHRATLDRDLDLFVLFSSRVGVMGNPGQSNHASANAFLDQLAGYRRAMGLPGQAIAWGAWSEIGEAAEQKERIESQRAALGGRWFTPQQGLRALDRLVRQNGTHSVVMAMDWSVFEEAAESRPPLLEDLLTAAQEAIEEAPDSSDDVLTRLQRSPSGEREGLLTSFLQQEVQSVLRLPSAPAPSVGFFDLGMDSLMAVELRNRLNRALAGSYTAPNTLVFDYPDIASLATHLMDEIGDAEVDSGDPVSSGSGGSETSASEAPAESGRFAIASPESPPGKESVSSAAPAAPTGTASGTVSRTENEGIAIIGMACRFPGAPDLNAFWSMLEKGTDAVVDVRPDTESANVSPDGSDPGGEGWRRAGFIEGIDRFDARFFRVSPLEARSMDPQQRLLLETSWHAIDDAGINPDRLRGSRTGVYTGISSSEYRDLMQSRGGGVNYLGTARSLAVSRISFLLGLEGPSVPVELNCASALFAVHQAVASLRLGEVDLALAGGVNTILSPDITSEMAYLGMLSNQGRCYAFDARADGFVRGEGCGVVVLKRLSDAQADGDRIWGVIRGSATNQNGATAGPTVPNGPAQERVIEDALAQTGFDPAEVDYLEAHGAGSALGDPIEVQAAAAVYGKGRAPDRPLLVGSVKTNIGHLESAAGLAGLIKVVMAIRHRRIPKQLHFENPNPNVDWDRLPVRVASEAVDWPTHPDRPHRAAVSAFGISGANAHVVVEGYGSRDDGAQSAEAEIDAAGARQTVAVKLPAGVPESQGGKTGPGARANRLLPLSGKNPAALRELAESYLSWLDRYLADGSNAESEEEFLADITWTASVGRSHFNCRNGVVFRDVATLREALEKLASNEGRSDAVESNWINMAATAPKVAFVYDGWDGGWRDIGKRLYDSEPVVRGVLHHCETLFRGVTDASLLDPLFDGEGTEHPIDDPAWTDPAAYAIQCAITALWSSMDVRPSAVCGRNAGEIAAAQAAGAFTLDEGLRIALARGEILRSIDEARDVPAAAVASKTKLDGISVSTPSLTIISGDTGNRVGPAEMADLDRWIHQTVEDKGEGSGATARGLVDLAVDTLIEIGPISKFASSITEAWPKKSADETEAVPTLFGSVSHASDEIDGEEGDGFLQAVKTAYEIGLPVSPGGLFAGESRRRRSLPGYPFQRMSFWIR